From Triticum aestivum cultivar Chinese Spring chromosome 4A, IWGSC CS RefSeq v2.1, whole genome shotgun sequence, a single genomic window includes:
- the LOC123087855 gene encoding putative transferase At4g12130, mitochondrial has protein sequence MLPFARRLARRGPGAVTRRLLHTGPPAGPGVLASRLASRAVVRFRGPEAARFLNSLLTNDVLLSHGAPASSQPQRYAPTPNAPARAPPPRYAALLTPQGRFLYDLFLYRPAPRSQMLDRTGSAPQTGERPGGEDGEGGGEVLADVDAAEVDELLACFKRYRLRSKVEIDNVSEEFLCWQRFGNDVAHAEPSTQEPEAQSIGWGQGSDHAAESSAQGNGHGWQWLKDPRLDILGYRGIFPADTIPPLVEADKEADERHYLLWRIENGVAEGSTEIPKGEAIPLEYNLAGLNAISFDKGCYIGQELIARTHHRGVIRKRLIPLKFVDENDKELEQAVAPGSDVVDDASGKKVGTVSTALGSRGMGLLRLEAALKENAILTISDNQDVRVKAIKPDWWPAEWTEVLGQQSAVA, from the exons ATGCTGCCGTTcgcccgccgcctcgctcgccgcggCCCGGGCGCCGTCACCCGCCGCCTGCTCCACACGGGCCCGCCGGCGGGCCCGGGCGTGCTGGCGAGCCGCCTGGCGTCGCGCGCCGTGGTCCGCTTCCGGGGCCCCGAGGCGGCGCGCTTCCTCAACTCGCTCCTCACCAACGACGTCCTCCTCTCCCACGGCGCCCCCGCCTCGTCCCAGCCGCAGCGGTACGCGCCCACGCCCAACGCGCCCGCgcgggcgccgccgccgcggtaCGCCGCGCTGCTCACGCCGCAGGGCCGGTTCCTCTACGACCTCTTCCTCTACCGCCCCGCCCCGCGCTCCCAGATGCTCGACCGCACCGGGTCCGCGCCCCAGACTGGGGAGAGGCCCGGCGGGGAGGACGGGGAGGGGGGCGGGGAGGTGCTCGCCGACGTCGACGCCGCCGAGGTCGACGAGCTTCTCGCCTGCTTCAAGAG ATATCGGCTGCGGAGCAAAGTTGAGATAGATAATGTAAGTGAGGAGTTTTTGTGCTGGCAAAGGTTTGGAAACGATGTGGCGCATGCTGAACCTTCCACTCAAGAACCCGAGGCTCAATCCATTGGATGGGGGCAAGGTAGTGACCATGCTGCTGAGTCATCTGCACAAGGGAACGGTCATGGTTGGCAATGGCTCAAAGATCCTCGGCTTGACATTCTTGGCTACAGAGGAATCTTTCCAGCTGATACAATAC CACCACTTGTTGAGGCTGACAAAGAAGCAGATGAACGCCATTATTTGCTTTGGCGTATAGAAAATGGGGTTGCAGAAGGCTCAACTGAGATACCAAAAG GTGAAGCAATTCCACTCGAGTACAATCTTGCAGGCCTGAATGCTATTTCATTTGACAAGGGGTGCTATATTGGTCAGGAGCTGATCGCACGCACACACCACCGTGGTGTCATCCGGAAGCGCCTGATACCCTTGAAGTTTGTAGATGAAAATGACAAAG AACTCGAGCAGGCTGTTGCTCCTGGCTCAGATGTCGTGGACGATGCCTCTGGTAAGAAAGTGGGTACGGTAAGCACTGCTCTTGGCAGCCGTGGGATGGGTCTGTTGCGGCTCGAAGCAGCACTGAAGGAAAACGCTATCCTTACCATCAGCGACAACCAAGATGTGAGGGTCAAGGCGATTAAGCCAGACTGGTGGCCGGCTGAGTGGACAGAGGTCTTAGGACAGCAGAGCGCAGTAGCTTGA